A window from Bacillota bacterium encodes these proteins:
- a CDS encoding S41 family peptidase produces MVRGKRRGLAAVVMMVVVASVVSLAVLPPRAVGGQVDEASVGTLAMLVEVLATLSVRPVERAALWHAAAVAVVRATGDPYGAYMTQHEVEDFLLGIEGAYDGIGVAIESIDGTIVVQSVFPRSPASTAGLRAGDELVEADGKALRGMAPEAVAGLLRGPAGTPVRLLVMREGWEEPREIVVVREKIVIPSVESRMLGDGVGYVRIVSFREGSAGQFAGALEELRKQGELRALVLDLRDNGGGLVDEAVAVARQLVPAGPVVHIIGKQSSQVVKADGPGLGLPIVVLVNKGTASASEILAGALVDRCKAVLVGSPTFGKGSVQAVIPLGGGSAVRLTTAKYLTPNGHVIEGNPLKPQILVQEEDRGPRPKFSWRRPLKVLTVGLDVLAAQELLAWLGYPVGEADGIYGRNTSAQVSVFQREHGLPATGVLDEATARAMNEAAPRDAG; encoded by the coding sequence ATGGTTCGGGGAAAGAGGCGTGGGCTGGCCGCGGTCGTCATGATGGTAGTGGTCGCAAGTGTCGTATCCCTGGCGGTGCTTCCCCCAAGGGCAGTTGGCGGGCAGGTCGATGAGGCCAGCGTGGGTACACTCGCCATGCTGGTAGAAGTGCTGGCCACGCTGTCCGTGCGTCCTGTAGAGAGGGCGGCTCTGTGGCACGCGGCAGCGGTTGCTGTGGTCCGGGCGACCGGTGATCCCTACGGTGCCTATATGACACAGCATGAAGTCGAAGACTTTCTTCTGGGAATCGAAGGCGCCTACGACGGAATTGGAGTTGCCATTGAGAGCATTGACGGCACCATCGTTGTGCAATCTGTGTTCCCGCGTAGCCCGGCCAGTACTGCGGGCCTGCGAGCGGGCGATGAGTTGGTGGAGGCGGATGGGAAGGCGCTGAGGGGCATGGCGCCGGAGGCGGTGGCGGGGCTGTTGAGGGGGCCGGCGGGGACGCCGGTGAGGCTGCTGGTGATGCGGGAGGGGTGGGAGGAGCCGCGGGAGATAGTGGTGGTGAGGGAGAAGATCGTCATCCCCAGTGTGGAGAGCAGGATGCTGGGGGATGGCGTCGGGTACGTGCGCATTGTGTCGTTCCGGGAGGGGTCGGCAGGGCAGTTTGCGGGGGCGCTGGAGGAGTTGAGGAAGCAGGGGGAGCTGCGGGCGCTGGTGCTCGACCTGCGCGATAACGGGGGCGGCCTCGTCGATGAGGCGGTGGCGGTGGCGCGGCAGCTGGTGCCGGCGGGGCCGGTGGTGCACATCATAGGCAAGCAGTCCAGCCAGGTGGTGAAGGCGGACGGGCCGGGGCTGGGGCTGCCCATCGTCGTGCTGGTGAATAAGGGGACGGCCAGCGCGTCGGAGATCCTGGCGGGGGCGCTGGTGGATCGCTGTAAGGCGGTGCTGGTGGGGTCGCCCACCTTCGGCAAGGGGTCGGTGCAGGCGGTCATCCCCCTGGGCGGAGGGAGCGCGGTGCGGCTGACCACGGCCAAGTACCTGACGCCCAACGGGCACGTGATTGAGGGGAATCCCCTGAAACCCCAAATTCTGGTGCAGGAGGAAGATAGGGGGCCGAGGCCGAAGTTCTCCTGGAGGAGACCTTTGAAGGTGCTCACCGTGGGGCTGGATGTGTTGGCGGCGCAGGAGTTGCTGGCGTGGCTGGGTTACCCCGTGGGGGAGGCCGACGGGATTTACGGCCGCAACACTTCGGCCCAGGTGTCCGTCTTTCAGAGGGAGCACGGACTGCCGGCTACCGGTGTCCTGGACGAGGCGACCGCCCGGGCCATGAATGAGGCTGCTCCGCGGGATGCTGGGC